Proteins co-encoded in one Capsicum annuum cultivar UCD-10X-F1 chromosome 9, UCD10Xv1.1, whole genome shotgun sequence genomic window:
- the LOC107878233 gene encoding protein DETOXIFICATION 40, giving the protein MASLVDDIYEPFLSPQLSETHNIESSNELESVLVNPEITLWNKLRLATWIEMKLLFYLAAPAVMVYMINYFMSMSTQIFSGHLGNLELAAASLGNTGIQVFAYGLMLGMGSAVETLCGQAFGAKKYDMLGVYLQRSAVLLTLTGILLTVAYIFCKPILLFLGQTERIAAAASVFVYGLIPQIFAYAINFPIQKFLQAQSIVAPSAYISAATLVLHLVLSWVAVYKIGLGLLGASLVLSMSWWIIVIGQFVYIVKTEKCKQTWKGFSLRAFSGLPEFFKLSAASAVMLCLETWYFQIVVLLAGLLENPELALDALSICMTISGWVFMISVGFNAAASVRVSNELGARHPKSAAFSVVVVTSWSFILSVIAAVIILALRHLISYAFTEGEVVAEAVSDLCPLLAFSLILNGIQPVLSGVAVGCGWQTFVAYVNVGCYYVVGVPLGALLGFYFKLGAKGIWSGMLGGTVMQTIILIWITARTDWNKEVESAQSRLKKWDDKKESILEE; this is encoded by the exons ATGGCTTCTCTGGTAGACGACATTTACGAGCCATTTCTATCGCCTCAATTATCCGAAACTCACAATATCGAATCGAGCAACGAGCTTGAAAGTGTTCTTGTAAATCCTGAAATAACTCTATGGAATAAACTCCGGTTAGCTACATGGATCGAAATGAAGCTCCTCTTCTACCTCGCTGCTCCGGCAGTTATGGTTTACATGATTAATTATTTCATGTCTATGTCGACTCAGATATTCTCCGGTCATCTGGGTAACCTTGAGCTTGCTGCTGCATCACTTGGAAATACAGGGATTCAAGTTTTTGCTTATGGGCTTATG TTGGGCATGGGAAGTGCAGTAGAAACACTATGTGGGCAAGCATTTGGAGCAAAGAAATACGACATGTTAGGAGTTTATCTTCAAAGATCAGCAGTCCTGTTAACTTTAACAGGAATTTTACTTACGGTTGCATACATTTTTTGCAAACCAATTCTACTCTTTTTAGGCCAAACTGAGCGAATCGCAGCAGCAGCATCAGTATTTGTGTACGGTTTGATCCCTCAGATATTTGCGTACGCTATCAATTTCCCAATCCAGAAGTTCCTTCAAGCGCAGAGCATTGTAGCACCTAGCGCGTACATTTCCGCAGCTACATTAGTGTTGCATTTGGTACTTAGCTGGGTGGCGGTATATAAGATCGGACTAGGGCTACTAGGTGCATCGCTCGTGTTGAGTATGTCATGGTGGATAATTGTTATAGGACAATTTGTGTACATTGTGAAAACTGAAAAGTGTAAACAGACATGGAAAGGGTTTAGTTTACGGGCATTTTCTGGCCTACCGGAGTTCTTCAAGTTATCGGCAGCCTCAGCAGTGATGTTGTGCTTGGAGACATGGTATTTTCAGATTGTGGTTTTGCTTGCTGGTTTGCTTGAAAATCCTGAGTTGGCTTTGGATGCCCTTTCTATTTG CATGACAATCTCTGGTTGGGTCTTCATGATATCAGTTGGATTCAATGCAGCAGCAAG TGTGAGAGTGAGCAATGAACTAGGAGCAAGACATCCAAAATCAGCAGCTTTTTCTGTTGTCGTGGTTACATCGTGGTCTTTCATTCTCTCAGTCATTGCTGCAGTCATCATTCTTGCATTGCGTCATCTCATCAGTTATGCCTTCACTGAAGGTGAAGTTGTGGCTGAAGCTGTCTCGGATCTTTGTCCATTGCTTGCGTTTTCCCTCATACTCAATGGAATTCAGCCTGTCTTGTCAG GTGTGGCCGTTGGCTGTGGATGGCAAACCTTCGTGGCCTATGTCAATGTAGGCTGCTATTACGTTGTCGGAGTTCCATTGGGTGCTCTTCTCGGCTTTTACTTCAAACTTGGCGCTAAG GGTATATGGTCGGGAATGCTCGGAGGGACTGTGATGCAAACAATCATTTTAATATGGATCACTGCTCGAACTGATTGGAATAAAGAG GTGGAATCAGCTCAGAGTAGGTTGAAAAAGTGGGATGATAAGAAAGAATCAATTCTAGAGGAATAG